A single genomic interval of Tsukamurella paurometabola harbors:
- a CDS encoding dihydrolipoamide acetyltransferase family protein, protein MSDQVFLLPDLGEGLTEADVLAWRVRVGDTVAVDQIVVEVETAKAAVEVPVPFAGTVVALHAAPGDTLRVGAPLISVGALTPATTAAPQLGGPPQQAPDADGPSGNVLIGYGTSDAKPTRRRRRAASPTPGPAPAVPRGSSAPRVARVISPVVRDLAREHGVDLTTVAPSGVGGVIRRADVDAALAARTSPPVPEAPGASRSDVRIPLNGLRKAVADKLTTSRREIPEATTWVDVDATALLEARTAMNATLPEADRVSLLALLARLAVAALRRYPQLNSSVDLDRRHIVQHGRVHLGIAAQTPRGLVVPVLADADTLSTVELARRLTETTALAREGALPPARLTGGTFTLNNYGVFGVDGSAPIINHPEAAILGIGRIIDRPWVVDGAIVPRRIAQVSLAFDHRVCDGGEAGGFLRLFADYVEDPIRALAHL, encoded by the coding sequence ATGAGCGATCAGGTCTTCCTGCTCCCCGACCTCGGCGAAGGACTGACCGAGGCCGATGTCCTGGCCTGGCGCGTCCGGGTCGGCGACACCGTGGCCGTCGACCAGATCGTCGTCGAGGTCGAGACGGCGAAAGCCGCGGTCGAGGTGCCGGTGCCGTTCGCCGGCACCGTCGTCGCCCTCCACGCCGCCCCCGGCGACACGCTGCGCGTCGGCGCGCCGCTGATCTCGGTCGGCGCCCTCACCCCCGCGACCACGGCCGCGCCGCAGCTCGGCGGGCCGCCTCAGCAGGCCCCGGACGCCGACGGCCCGTCGGGGAACGTCCTCATCGGATACGGGACGAGCGACGCGAAGCCCACCCGCCGCCGCCGGCGAGCGGCGTCCCCCACCCCCGGCCCGGCACCGGCCGTACCACGGGGCTCATCGGCACCGCGCGTGGCGCGGGTGATCTCGCCGGTCGTCCGCGATCTCGCGCGCGAACACGGCGTGGACCTGACGACGGTGGCGCCGTCGGGCGTGGGTGGCGTGATCCGGCGGGCCGACGTCGACGCGGCCCTCGCCGCGCGCACGAGCCCGCCCGTCCCGGAGGCGCCGGGAGCGAGCAGGAGCGACGTCCGGATCCCGCTCAACGGCCTCCGCAAGGCCGTCGCCGACAAGCTGACCACCAGCAGGCGCGAGATCCCGGAGGCGACCACCTGGGTGGACGTGGACGCGACCGCGCTCCTCGAAGCACGGACCGCGATGAACGCGACGCTGCCCGAGGCCGACCGGGTGAGCCTGCTCGCGCTGCTCGCCCGTCTCGCGGTCGCGGCGCTGCGGCGGTACCCCCAACTCAACTCGTCGGTCGACCTCGATCGCCGGCACATCGTCCAGCACGGGCGCGTGCACCTCGGCATCGCGGCCCAGACACCACGGGGGCTGGTGGTGCCGGTCCTCGCGGACGCCGACACCCTGTCGACCGTCGAACTCGCACGGCGGCTCACCGAGACCACCGCCCTCGCCCGGGAGGGCGCGCTGCCGCCCGCACGACTCACCGGAGGCACGTTCACGCTCAACAACTACGGCGTCTTCGGCGTCGACGGCTCGGCGCCGATCATCAATCACCCCGAGGCGGCGATCCTCGGGATCGGGCGGATCATCGACCGTCCGTGGGTGGTCGACGGTGCGATCGTCCCCCGCAGGATCGCCCAGGTCTCGCTCGCCTTCGACCACCGGGTGTGCGACGGCGGCGAGGCGGGCGGCTTCCTGCGGCTGTTCGCGGACTACGTCGAGGACCCGATCCGCGCGCTCGCCCACCTCTGA
- a CDS encoding alpha-ketoacid dehydrogenase subunit beta, which translates to MPRHTMAQALNAALRDALAADPDVVVFGEDVGTLGGVFRVTDGLTREFGADRCFDTPLAESGIVGFAVGMTMAGFKPVVEMQFDAFAYPAFEQIVSHVAKLRNRTRGALAVPMVIRVPYAGGIGGVEHHCDSSEAYYAHTPGLKIAAPATVDDAYTLLRRAIDDPDPVVLLEPKRLYFASAETDLTVGDPLGRAVVRREGADATLIAYGPSVDIALDAAAAAAEDGTSLEVVDLRTLVPFDDETVTASVRRTGRCVVVQEAQGFAGVGAEIAARVQERCFHHLAAPVLRVSGLDIPYPPPKLERLHLPGVDRILDTVDRLQWDDRVDPRWVVTA; encoded by the coding sequence ATGCCGCGACACACCATGGCCCAGGCCCTCAACGCCGCGCTGCGCGATGCACTCGCCGCGGACCCGGACGTCGTGGTCTTCGGCGAGGACGTCGGCACGCTCGGCGGCGTGTTCCGCGTGACCGACGGCCTGACCCGCGAGTTCGGCGCCGACCGCTGCTTCGACACGCCGCTCGCCGAGTCCGGGATCGTCGGCTTCGCCGTCGGGATGACGATGGCGGGGTTCAAACCCGTGGTCGAGATGCAGTTCGACGCCTTCGCGTATCCCGCGTTCGAGCAGATCGTGTCCCACGTCGCCAAGCTGCGCAATCGGACCCGCGGGGCGCTCGCGGTGCCGATGGTGATCCGCGTGCCCTACGCCGGCGGTATCGGCGGGGTGGAGCACCACTGCGATTCGAGCGAGGCCTACTACGCCCACACGCCCGGGCTGAAGATCGCGGCACCCGCCACCGTCGACGACGCGTACACCCTGCTGCGGCGCGCGATCGACGACCCCGATCCGGTCGTGCTCCTCGAACCCAAGCGCCTCTACTTCGCCTCGGCGGAGACCGATCTCACCGTCGGCGACCCGCTGGGGCGCGCGGTCGTGCGGCGCGAGGGGGCCGACGCCACGCTCATCGCCTACGGACCGTCGGTGGACATCGCGCTCGATGCCGCAGCGGCGGCCGCGGAGGACGGGACCTCGCTCGAAGTGGTCGACCTGCGCACCCTCGTCCCGTTCGACGACGAGACGGTGACGGCCTCGGTGCGGCGCACCGGCCGGTGCGTGGTCGTGCAGGAGGCGCAGGGCTTCGCCGGCGTCGGCGCCGAGATCGCGGCTCGGGTGCAGGAGCGCTGCTTCCACCACCTGGCCGCCCCGGTGCTGCGGGTGAGTGGCCTCGACATCCCCTATCCCCCACCGAAGCTCGAGCGGCTGCATCTCCCCGGCGTGGACCGCATCCTGGACACCGTCGACCGGCTGCAGTGGGACGACCGGGTCGATCCCCGGTGGGTGGTGACGGCATGA
- the pdhA gene encoding pyruvate dehydrogenase (acetyl-transferring) E1 component subunit alpha — protein MTTTSDLAGEPTYRKFLPADTPVQYLDEAGELTDSHARYPHPDDDRMVEMYRRMVLGRRFDAQATALTKQGRLAVYPSSHGQDACQIAAAMCLRPTDWMFPTYRDSVALTARGVDPVQVLTLLAGDWHCGYDPAALRTAPQCTPLATQLLHAAGVAHGEHLRGTDTIALALCGDGGTSEGDFHEALNFAAVFHAPVVFLVQNNGFAISVPLSRQTAAPSLAHKGVGYGIGSEQVDGNDPIAMLGVMQEAAHFVRSGNGPVIVEAHTYRIDAHTNADDASRYRSPAEVEEWVRRDPITRLEAYLRSRGRIDDAVVAAVADEAEAAAADLRARMNADRPVDPADLFRHVFAEPTPQLREQQAQVEAELSAASDAEEE, from the coding sequence GTGACCACCACCAGCGACCTCGCGGGCGAGCCGACGTACCGGAAGTTCCTTCCGGCCGACACGCCCGTGCAGTACCTCGACGAGGCGGGCGAGCTCACCGATTCGCACGCGCGCTACCCCCATCCCGACGACGACCGGATGGTCGAGATGTACCGCCGCATGGTGCTGGGGCGGCGGTTCGACGCGCAGGCGACGGCGCTGACGAAGCAGGGCCGGCTCGCGGTCTACCCCTCGTCGCACGGGCAGGACGCCTGCCAGATCGCGGCGGCGATGTGCCTGCGCCCGACGGACTGGATGTTCCCGACGTACCGCGACTCGGTCGCCCTCACGGCGCGCGGCGTCGACCCGGTGCAGGTGCTGACGTTGCTGGCCGGCGACTGGCACTGCGGTTACGACCCCGCGGCCCTGCGGACCGCGCCGCAGTGCACCCCGCTCGCCACGCAGCTCCTCCACGCCGCCGGTGTCGCCCACGGCGAGCACCTGCGCGGCACCGACACCATCGCGCTCGCGCTGTGCGGCGACGGCGGCACCAGCGAGGGCGACTTCCACGAGGCGCTCAACTTCGCCGCCGTCTTCCACGCGCCCGTGGTCTTCCTGGTGCAGAACAACGGTTTCGCCATCAGCGTGCCGCTCTCGCGACAGACCGCGGCGCCCAGCCTGGCGCACAAGGGCGTGGGATACGGCATCGGCTCCGAGCAGGTGGACGGCAACGACCCGATCGCCATGCTGGGCGTGATGCAGGAGGCGGCCCACTTCGTCCGGTCGGGCAACGGGCCGGTCATCGTGGAGGCGCACACCTACCGCATCGACGCCCACACCAACGCCGACGACGCGAGCCGCTACCGCTCGCCCGCGGAGGTCGAGGAGTGGGTCCGGCGCGACCCGATCACGCGGCTGGAGGCCTACCTGCGGTCGCGCGGACGGATCGACGACGCGGTCGTCGCCGCGGTCGCCGATGAGGCCGAGGCCGCCGCCGCGGACCTGCGCGCCCGGATGAACGCCGACCGCCCCGTGGACCCGGCCGACCTGTTCCGGCACGTCTTCGCCGAACCGACCCCGCAGCTGCGCGAGCAGCAGGCCCAGGTGGAGGCCGAGCTCTCCGCCGCATCCGACGCCGAGGAGGAGTGA
- a CDS encoding Lrp/AsnC family transcriptional regulator: protein MADGTEHPGLDDFDRRILQVLAEDGRISMRALAERVHVSRANAYVRVERLERSGVIRGYAARVDHERAGFGTSAYIGLSIRQDAWQGVAEHLRELPYVEHFALVGGDFDVIVLVRTPDNAALRDVVLVRLQALGGVRSTRTWLIFDEADGPGALGPHDPGAVG from the coding sequence ATGGCGGACGGAACCGAGCACCCCGGGCTGGACGACTTCGACCGGCGGATACTGCAGGTGCTGGCGGAGGACGGCCGCATCTCGATGCGGGCGCTCGCCGAGCGCGTGCACGTCTCGCGGGCCAACGCCTACGTGCGCGTCGAGCGGCTGGAGCGCAGCGGCGTCATCCGCGGCTACGCGGCCCGGGTGGACCACGAGCGGGCGGGCTTCGGCACGTCGGCGTACATCGGCTTGTCGATCCGCCAGGACGCGTGGCAGGGCGTCGCCGAGCACCTGCGCGAGCTGCCGTACGTGGAGCACTTCGCCCTCGTCGGCGGGGATTTCGATGTCATCGTCCTGGTGCGGACCCCGGACAACGCGGCCCTGCGCGACGTGGTGCTGGTGCGGTTGCAGGCGCTCGGCGGCGTCCGGTCCACCCGCACCTGGCTGATCTTCGACGAGGCCGACGGTCCCGGCGCCCTCGGGCCGCACGACCCGGGCGCCGTCGGATAG
- the gdhA gene encoding NADP-specific glutamate dehydrogenase, whose translation MAHVEGTLGTLYDEVLRRNPGETEFHQAAKEVLDSLAPVVSKHPEYVDAAVIRRLCEPERQIIFRVPWQDDDGNVQLNRGFRVEFNSALGPFKGGLRFHPSVYLGIVKFLGFEQIFKNSLTGLPIGGGKGGSDFDPKGRSDGEIMRFCQSFMTELYRHIGEYTDVPAGDIGVGGREIGYLFGQYKRITNRYESGVLTGKGLTWGGSQVRTEATGYGAVYFLNEMLKTQGQSFDGKRVVVSGSGNVAVYATEKVEQLGGTVVACSDSSGYVVDEKGIDLELLKDVKERRRARIDVYAAERGAIFVPGGSVWDVPCDIALPCATQNELDGDAADRLIKNGTSYVAEGANMPCTPDAVKLFAEAKVHFAPGKAANAGGVATSALEMQQNASRDSWSFDYTEDRLADIMRGIHDRCLETADEYGSPGDYVTGANIAGFIRVANAMLALGVV comes from the coding sequence ATGGCGCACGTTGAGGGAACGCTGGGGACGCTGTACGACGAGGTCCTCCGGCGGAATCCCGGGGAGACCGAGTTCCACCAGGCCGCGAAGGAAGTCCTCGACTCGCTCGCGCCGGTGGTCAGCAAGCACCCCGAGTACGTCGACGCAGCCGTCATCCGCCGCCTCTGCGAGCCGGAGCGCCAGATCATCTTCCGCGTGCCGTGGCAGGACGACGACGGCAACGTGCAGCTCAACCGCGGCTTCCGCGTCGAGTTCAATTCCGCGCTCGGCCCGTTCAAGGGCGGCCTGCGGTTCCACCCGTCGGTGTACCTGGGCATCGTGAAGTTCCTCGGCTTCGAGCAGATCTTCAAGAATTCGCTGACCGGCCTCCCGATCGGCGGCGGCAAGGGCGGATCGGACTTCGATCCCAAGGGCCGCAGCGATGGCGAGATCATGCGGTTCTGCCAGTCGTTCATGACCGAGCTCTACCGCCACATCGGCGAGTACACCGACGTCCCCGCGGGCGACATCGGAGTGGGCGGCCGCGAGATCGGCTACCTGTTCGGCCAGTACAAGCGGATCACCAACCGCTACGAGTCGGGTGTCCTCACCGGCAAGGGCCTCACCTGGGGCGGCTCGCAGGTGCGCACCGAGGCCACCGGCTACGGCGCCGTGTACTTCCTCAACGAGATGCTCAAGACGCAGGGCCAGTCCTTCGACGGCAAGCGCGTCGTCGTGTCCGGCTCGGGCAACGTCGCGGTGTACGCGACCGAGAAGGTCGAGCAGCTGGGCGGCACCGTGGTCGCCTGCTCGGATTCGTCGGGGTACGTCGTGGACGAGAAGGGCATCGATCTCGAGCTGCTCAAGGACGTCAAGGAGCGCCGCCGCGCCCGCATCGACGTCTACGCGGCCGAGCGCGGCGCGATCTTCGTGCCCGGCGGCTCCGTCTGGGACGTGCCTTGCGACATCGCGCTCCCCTGCGCCACCCAGAACGAGCTCGACGGTGACGCCGCCGACCGCCTCATCAAGAACGGCACGAGCTACGTCGCCGAGGGCGCCAACATGCCGTGCACCCCGGACGCCGTGAAGCTGTTCGCCGAGGCGAAGGTCCACTTCGCACCCGGTAAGGCGGCGAATGCGGGCGGCGTCGCCACCAGCGCGCTGGAGATGCAGCAGAACGCCTCGCGCGACTCCTGGTCGTTCGACTACACCGAGGACCGGCTCGCCGACATCATGCGCGGCATCCACGACCGCTGCCTGGAGACGGCCGACGAGTACGGCAGCCCCGGCGACTACGTGACCGGCGCGAACATCGCCGGCTTCATCCGCGTGGCGAACGCAATGCTCGCGCTCGGCGTCGTCTAG
- a CDS encoding alpha/beta hydrolase family protein, producing the protein MQFARARRPLIGAAVCLSVLFGTACTTTVQGGTGAPSSSAPASPSASYPPQNAASIVGKFPVTQPQRIVYPVPDGVSDPEQNYGELYLPANPALQQNPSGGPLSARTTIELPAQIPVVVLLHGGGWRTPSAAGSMSEMARSLVSHGVAVWNVEYRRIGAGGGYPITLTDTAAAIDFLQTVKAQYAPNLDLNDVVVAGHSAGGQLAVWASARSMLTPGAMGSVPAVTPAAVVSMGGVLDMRRAVADGNVNTRLFLGLPDEFPQQFAVADPIQNINPKVPVTCFNGTADRIVRPAGCEAFVAALKAKGGRGETVLLPGAGHNIYLPSQSQNRYWPVVQKAILGYVDEFRPREGR; encoded by the coding sequence GTGCAGTTCGCGCGCGCCCGGCGGCCGTTGATCGGCGCCGCCGTCTGCCTTTCCGTGCTCTTCGGCACGGCGTGCACCACCACCGTTCAGGGTGGCACGGGTGCTCCGTCGTCGTCGGCACCGGCGTCGCCCTCGGCCTCGTACCCGCCGCAGAACGCGGCGTCGATCGTGGGCAAGTTCCCCGTGACGCAGCCACAGCGCATCGTCTACCCGGTGCCGGACGGCGTCTCGGATCCCGAGCAGAACTACGGCGAGTTGTACCTGCCCGCGAACCCGGCGCTGCAGCAGAACCCGTCGGGCGGACCGCTCAGCGCGCGCACCACGATCGAGCTCCCCGCACAGATCCCCGTCGTGGTGCTGCTGCACGGCGGCGGCTGGCGCACCCCGTCGGCGGCGGGATCGATGTCGGAGATGGCGCGCTCGCTGGTCAGCCACGGCGTCGCGGTGTGGAACGTCGAGTACCGCCGGATCGGCGCGGGCGGCGGCTATCCGATCACGCTCACCGACACGGCCGCGGCGATCGACTTCCTGCAGACGGTCAAGGCGCAGTACGCCCCCAATCTGGACCTGAACGACGTCGTGGTCGCCGGGCACTCCGCCGGCGGCCAGCTGGCCGTGTGGGCGTCGGCCCGGTCCATGCTCACGCCGGGCGCGATGGGCAGTGTGCCCGCGGTGACGCCCGCGGCCGTCGTCTCCATGGGCGGTGTGCTCGACATGCGGCGCGCGGTGGCCGACGGCAACGTCAACACGCGCCTCTTCCTCGGCCTGCCGGACGAGTTCCCGCAGCAGTTCGCGGTGGCCGACCCGATTCAGAACATCAACCCCAAGGTCCCGGTGACGTGCTTCAACGGCACCGCCGACCGCATCGTCCGGCCCGCCGGCTGCGAGGCCTTCGTCGCCGCGCTGAAGGCCAAGGGCGGGCGCGGCGAGACCGTGCTGCTGCCCGGCGCGGGCCACAACATCTACCTCCCCTCGCAGTCCCAGAACCGCTACTGGCCCGTGGTCCAGAAGGCGATCCTGGGCTACGTCGACGAGTTCCGGCCGCGCGAGGGGCGGTGA
- the def gene encoding peptide deformylase — protein sequence MSVLPIRIYPDPVLRTPADEVTVFDADLARLVDDMIDTMHHHNGAGLAAPQVGVSKRVFVYGCGGREGHLINPVWRAVGDETRTAAEGCLSIPEVRGDCTRYLNVVAEGVDVTGAPVTLEATEILARCIQHESDHLDGVLYLSRLDPEERKAVMRVIRSSPWFTDPETTLAAGAAGAGGRA from the coding sequence ATGAGCGTGCTCCCCATTCGCATCTATCCGGACCCGGTCCTGCGCACCCCAGCGGACGAGGTGACGGTCTTCGACGCCGACCTCGCGCGCCTCGTCGACGACATGATCGACACGATGCATCACCACAACGGCGCGGGCCTGGCCGCGCCGCAGGTCGGCGTCAGCAAGCGGGTGTTCGTCTACGGCTGCGGCGGTCGCGAGGGGCACCTGATCAATCCCGTGTGGCGCGCCGTGGGCGACGAGACGCGCACCGCCGCCGAGGGCTGCCTGTCGATCCCGGAGGTCCGCGGCGACTGCACCCGGTACCTCAACGTGGTGGCCGAGGGCGTCGACGTCACCGGGGCGCCGGTGACGCTCGAGGCCACGGAGATCCTGGCCCGCTGCATCCAGCACGAGAGCGACCACCTCGACGGCGTGCTCTACCTCAGCCGCCTCGATCCCGAGGAGCGCAAGGCCGTCATGCGCGTGATCCGCAGTTCCCCGTGGTTCACCGACCCGGAGACCACGCTCGCGGCGGGTGCCGCCGGTGCCGGGGGCCGCGCCTGA
- a CDS encoding methionyl-tRNA formyltransferase: MRLLFAGTPEPAVPALHALLASDHEVVGVLTRPDARSGRGRGVRRSPVGQVADEAGIPVLTPATLRDPEARAAIVDLAPDCCPVVAYGGMIPRDLLDVPAHGWINLHFSLLPAWRGAAPVQAAIEAGDEVTGASTFRIEAGLDTGPVFGVLTERIRPDDTATVLLARLAEHGAELLTRTVDGVEAGALQAQPQSADGVSHAPKVTVDGARVRFDLPAGAVDRHIRAMTDAPGAWVPLGEARLKLGPVSIDAEAERLAPGELRVAKREVHVGTATAPVRLGTVQPPGKKPMPAADWARGARVESGTTLGADQ; encoded by the coding sequence ATGCGGCTGCTGTTCGCGGGCACCCCCGAGCCCGCCGTTCCGGCCCTGCACGCGCTCCTGGCCTCCGACCACGAGGTGGTCGGAGTCCTCACCCGCCCCGACGCCCGGTCCGGCCGCGGTCGCGGCGTGCGGCGCTCACCCGTCGGGCAGGTCGCCGACGAGGCCGGGATCCCCGTGCTCACGCCCGCCACGCTCCGCGATCCGGAGGCAAGGGCGGCGATCGTCGACCTCGCCCCCGATTGCTGTCCCGTGGTGGCCTACGGCGGGATGATCCCGCGCGACCTCCTCGACGTGCCCGCGCACGGCTGGATCAACCTGCACTTCTCGCTGCTGCCCGCGTGGCGCGGCGCGGCGCCGGTGCAGGCGGCGATCGAGGCCGGAGACGAGGTGACCGGCGCGTCCACCTTCCGCATCGAGGCGGGACTCGACACCGGGCCGGTGTTCGGCGTGCTCACCGAGCGCATCCGTCCGGACGACACGGCGACGGTGCTGCTCGCGCGGCTCGCGGAGCACGGCGCGGAACTGCTCACGCGCACCGTCGACGGAGTGGAGGCCGGTGCGCTGCAGGCCCAGCCCCAGTCGGCCGACGGCGTCTCGCACGCACCGAAGGTCACCGTCGACGGTGCGCGGGTGCGCTTCGACCTGCCCGCCGGCGCCGTCGACCGGCACATCCGTGCGATGACCGACGCACCCGGTGCGTGGGTCCCGTTGGGGGAGGCGCGACTCAAGCTCGGCCCCGTCTCCATCGATGCGGAGGCGGAACGGCTCGCACCGGGCGAACTGCGCGTCGCCAAGCGCGAGGTCCACGTGGGCACCGCGACCGCACCCGTCCGGCTCGGCACCGTCCAGCCGCCCGGGAAGAAGCCCATGCCCGCCGCCGACTGGGCACGCGGAGCACGCGTCGAATCGGGCACGACCCTCGGAGCCGACCAGTGA